The DNA window GTTCACCGAGACGACCTCGCCGCTCACCGGGGCGAACAGTTCGCTGACGGACTTCGTCGACTCGATCTCGCCGCAGCTTTCGCCCGCGGTGATCGTGTCGCCGACCTCGGGAAGCTGCACGAACACGATGTCGCCGAGCGACTCGGCGGCGAACGCGGTGATGCCGACTGTCACGGTGCCGTCCGTCTTGCGGATCCACTCGTGCTCGGCGGTGTACTGCAAATCCTGGGGGTAGCTCATGGACGTACCTCTCGGGGAAGAAGAGCGAGTGGGTCAGGAACGCTTGTAGAACGGCAGTGCGACGACCTCGACGGGTTCGACCTTGCCGCGGACGTCGACCGAAAGCGCGGTGCCGGGTTCACTGTGCGCGCGGTCCACATAGGCCATCGCGATCGGGTAGCCGAGCGTCGGCGAAAGCGCGCCGCTGGTGACTTCGCCGACGGCGGTTCCATCAGCGGGGCCGGTCTCGGGCACCTCGGCGAGCAGCCGGTACCCGTGCCGTGGCGCGCGGCGCCCGGTGCCCCGCAGACCCACGAGCACGCGCGCGGGTTCGACATCCTTGCGACCGGACAGGGCCGCCCTGCCGACGAAGTCGCCGGGCTTTTCGAACTTCACGACGCGGCCGAAACCGGCGTCGAACGGGGTGAGCGCGGCGGACAACTCGTTGCCGTACAACGGCATCCCGGCTTCGAGGCGCAGGGTGTCGCGGCAGGCGAGCCCGGCGGGGAGCAGCCCTTGCGGTGCGCCCGCCTCGGTCAGCACCTGCCAGACGCCCGGTGCCTCGGCCGCGGGCACGTACAGCTCGAACCCGTCTTCGCCGGTGTACCCGGTGCGGGCCAACAGGATCTCGACACCCTTCACCGCGGAC is part of the Amycolatopsis sp. CA-230715 genome and encodes:
- the gcvH gene encoding glycine cleavage system protein GcvH; this translates as MSYPQDLQYTAEHEWIRKTDGTVTVGITAFAAESLGDIVFVQLPEVGDTITAGESCGEIESTKSVSELFAPVSGEVVSVNSEATESPELINDDPYDKGWLFTVKAAELPELLDAAAYTALTEEA
- the gcvT gene encoding glycine cleavage system aminomethyltransferase GcvT; the protein is MTKLSPLNDVHSGLGALFTDFAGWKMPVRYSSELAEHRAVREAAGLFDLSHMAEIEVTGPQAAAMLDYAFVGNLSGVKVGRARYTMICDADGDVLDDLVVYRLAEEKFLVVANAGNAAVVDAALSDRVAGFDAVVTNRSDEVALIAVQGPKSAEIVASVTDAKLDELKYYASVPSAVKGVEILLARTGYTGEDGFELYVPAAEAPGVWQVLTEAGAPQGLLPAGLACRDTLRLEAGMPLYGNELSAALTPFDAGFGRVVKFEKPGDFVGRAALSGRKDVEPARVLVGLRGTGRRAPRHGYRLLAEVPETGPADGTAVGEVTSGALSPTLGYPIAMAYVDRAHSEPGTALSVDVRGKVEPVEVVALPFYKRS